The Nocardia arthritidis genome has a window encoding:
- a CDS encoding amidase family protein has translation MGANQHMHNTAARIDHEDRERLRSVPTTAAESGHTTRGPAAAIAARVHDATATPTEVVEAALRRIAAENWKINACTVVRAERAMAEAAALDQRSDLDVLPLAGVPVAIEHNIPVAGETVRAGSAATDPSPAAADHPVVRRLRAAGAVVVVLTAVPELGLWPTTDAPDRITRNPWNTARSAGGSSGGAAAAVAAGLVPIAHGSDGLGSIRIPAACCGVFGIKPGRHTVPAELGADSWSGLAENGVLATTVGDAALALSVLAARPDLAETDPPGRLRIGLAVNSPLRIFRVGRPWVAAADIAAATAAAAGHLVEPAALPYGDSLIAVFLRWLAAAIRDAALLANPERLQRRTRRHLALGRFVQRLRLVRPAQIDRVESRLLEFFERYDVVITPTLAAAPPRARAWHAAGWLMNVLACARFSPFTPLWNLVGWPAASVPMGSDPRSHTPVAAQLAGPPGSESTLLRLAAQLESRHPWRRTIG, from the coding sequence ATGGGGGCGAATCAGCACATGCACAACACTGCGGCGCGAATCGACCACGAAGACCGCGAACGCCTGCGATCGGTGCCGACCACCGCGGCGGAATCCGGCCACACCACCCGCGGGCCGGCCGCCGCCATCGCGGCAAGGGTGCACGACGCGACGGCCACCCCTACCGAGGTGGTCGAGGCCGCGCTGCGCCGCATCGCCGCGGAGAACTGGAAGATCAACGCCTGCACCGTGGTTCGCGCCGAGCGGGCCATGGCCGAGGCCGCCGCGCTCGATCAGCGATCCGATCTCGACGTGCTGCCGCTGGCCGGCGTTCCGGTCGCGATCGAACACAACATCCCGGTCGCGGGCGAGACGGTGCGCGCCGGATCCGCCGCGACCGATCCGAGCCCGGCCGCCGCCGACCATCCGGTGGTGCGCAGGCTGCGCGCGGCGGGTGCGGTCGTCGTCGTGCTCACCGCGGTACCCGAACTCGGGCTGTGGCCGACCACCGACGCCCCGGACCGGATCACCCGCAATCCGTGGAATACCGCGCGCAGCGCGGGCGGTTCGTCCGGCGGGGCGGCCGCCGCGGTGGCGGCGGGGCTGGTGCCGATCGCGCACGGCAGCGACGGGCTCGGCTCGATCCGCATCCCCGCGGCCTGCTGCGGCGTCTTCGGGATCAAGCCGGGCAGGCATACCGTGCCCGCCGAACTCGGCGCCGACTCCTGGTCCGGCCTTGCCGAAAACGGTGTGCTGGCAACGACGGTCGGCGATGCCGCGCTCGCGCTATCGGTGCTGGCCGCGCGCCCGGACCTAGCCGAGACGGATCCACCGGGCCGACTACGTATCGGCCTTGCCGTCAACTCGCCCCTTCGGATCTTCCGCGTCGGCAGGCCATGGGTCGCCGCCGCCGATATCGCCGCCGCGACCGCCGCGGCCGCCGGACATCTGGTGGAGCCCGCCGCACTGCCATACGGCGATTCCCTCATCGCGGTATTCCTGCGCTGGTTGGCCGCGGCCATCCGCGACGCCGCCCTGCTCGCGAATCCCGAACGACTACAACGGCGTACGCGCAGGCACCTGGCGCTCGGCCGGTTCGTGCAACGACTACGGCTGGTGCGTCCGGCGCAGATCGACCGGGTCGAATCCCGGCTGCTGGAATTCTTCGAACGCTACGACGTCGTGATCACACCGACGCTCGCCGCCGCGCCGCCACGGGCGCGGGCCTGGCACGCCGCGGGTTGGCTGATGAATGTCCTTGCCTGCGCGCGGTTTTCACCATTCACCCCGCTCTGGAACCTGGTCGGCTGGCCCGCCGCGTCGGTCCCGATGGGTTCGGATCCCAGATCGCATACGCCGGTCGCGGCGCAGCTGGCCGGACCGCCCGGCAGCGAATCCACGCTGCTGCGGCTGGCCGCGCAGCTGGAATCGCGCCATCCGTGGCGCCGAACCATCGGCTGA
- a CDS encoding SDR family oxidoreductase, whose product MTQEIRGKVVAITGGARGIGLATATTLRALGAKIAIGDIDEAAVKESGAARDFEYYARLDVTEQNSFESFLDEVERALGPIDVLINNAGIMPTGRLVDEPDQLTRRILDINVYGVILGSKLGLARMLPRKRGHIINIASLAGETHIPGLATYNASKHAVLGFTDTLREEYRDSGVRFSSVLPTLTKTELGSGVTAPRLLRPAEPEEIAAAIAGLIATPKSKVRVTAMAGFISQVVGLLPEALGDGLARALGSGRAFLDDVNTEQRRAYEERARGV is encoded by the coding sequence GTGACGCAGGAAATTCGCGGCAAGGTCGTCGCGATCACCGGAGGTGCGCGCGGCATCGGGCTGGCGACGGCCACCACGCTGCGCGCACTCGGTGCGAAGATCGCGATCGGCGATATCGACGAGGCGGCGGTGAAGGAGTCGGGGGCCGCGCGCGACTTCGAGTACTACGCCAGGCTCGACGTCACCGAGCAGAATTCCTTCGAGAGCTTCCTCGACGAGGTGGAGCGCGCGCTCGGCCCGATCGACGTGCTGATCAACAACGCGGGCATCATGCCGACGGGCCGTCTGGTGGACGAGCCCGATCAGCTCACCCGCCGGATTCTGGACATCAACGTCTACGGCGTGATCCTCGGCTCGAAACTCGGCCTGGCCCGGATGCTGCCGCGTAAGCGCGGGCACATCATCAATATCGCCTCGCTGGCCGGTGAGACCCACATTCCGGGGCTGGCGACCTATAACGCCAGCAAGCACGCGGTGCTCGGGTTCACCGATACGCTGCGCGAGGAGTACCGGGATTCGGGTGTCCGGTTCTCCTCGGTGCTGCCGACGCTGACCAAGACCGAATTGGGTTCCGGCGTCACCGCGCCGCGGCTGTTGCGGCCCGCCGAGCCGGAGGAGATCGCCGCCGCTATCGCGGGTCTGATCGCGACGCCCAAGTCCAAGGTGCGGGTGACCGCGATGGCCGGATTCATTTCGCAGGTGGTCGGGCTGCTGCCGGAAGCGCTCGGTGACGGTCTGGCGCGGGCGCTCGGTTCGGGGCGGGCGTTTTTGGACGATGTGAACACCGAGCAGCGCCGGGCCTACGAGGAGCGGGCGCGCGGCGTCTGA
- a CDS encoding serine/threonine-protein kinase produces MVEAFSAAWESAIVESGGPGRDAESLQPPPIAAYLPDAQTLRRTALLELIRVDLRHRWIPRGANTAPRKRLAEYCAEFPELEPHTIPAGLVYEEFVIRRHSGERVDPRECLREYPQQAAELRLLLNADEVDQSTRRAVADDSTRFGFPLNHTTGSFRNTEVTRTAADLIGTETAIPTTIGTGPGRAEGLDQIETGQRIDDFDLLTGLGSGAFARVFLARQRSLQRLVAVKISADHGTEPQTLAQLDHDYIVRVFDQRLLAPGSLSSAQRLRLLYMQFLPGGTLLGVLRWVAATPPAERNGQLLLDAVDAAMEEKGEIRPTDSSVRAEIARLSWPETVAWLGRRLAEALDYAAAHGVLHRDVKPANVLLTAEAVPKLADFNISFSRNVAGTSPVAYFGGSLSYMSPEQLEACHPGRDRSAADLDTRADIYSLGVLLWELLTGAKPFDDSTAGASGRGDETTLEAMLERRSAGVEPAALERIPPDCPAALRRVLLTCLAPERAHRWANGGVLAKQLDLCLDARARELVDPAPDSWRFRLRAWSIPVVFLAIGVPNMLAALYNIQHNQNLIISRLSAEAQHTFTIITGLVNGIFFPVGIAVVAIMSRRLITVPRGLRHGRRYDPDTLRVTRADALLFADRAVAVAFSLWVLAGITFPITLQLATGDVPANAVVHFLASIVVCGAIAVAYPFFLGAFYVVRCIYPIFLRHGEISAEDAVWLRGLDRRCNGYLAVAASVPLLAVAGVTFLPPGDIPMVIVAVRVLCAGGIAAFVGSYLLFRALEKDLEALERVVAPDDSTEHGAVRTRRFRAAVVDQAP; encoded by the coding sequence GTGGTTGAAGCATTCTCGGCCGCATGGGAATCCGCCATCGTGGAAAGCGGCGGGCCCGGGCGCGACGCCGAATCGTTACAGCCGCCGCCGATCGCCGCATATCTACCGGACGCGCAAACCCTGCGCCGGACCGCGCTACTGGAGCTGATCCGCGTCGACCTGCGACATCGCTGGATACCGCGTGGTGCGAACACCGCACCGCGCAAGCGTTTGGCCGAATATTGTGCCGAGTTCCCGGAACTCGAACCGCACACTATTCCGGCCGGTCTGGTGTATGAGGAGTTCGTCATCCGGCGGCACAGCGGCGAGCGGGTCGATCCACGGGAATGTCTGCGCGAATATCCGCAGCAGGCGGCGGAACTGCGGCTACTGCTCAATGCCGACGAGGTGGATCAGAGCACCCGGCGCGCGGTCGCCGATGATTCCACGCGGTTCGGATTCCCACTGAACCACACCACCGGGTCTTTTCGTAATACAGAAGTGACTCGCACGGCCGCCGATCTCATCGGAACGGAAACCGCGATTCCGACCACGATCGGAACCGGACCGGGCCGGGCCGAGGGGCTCGACCAAATCGAAACCGGGCAGCGAATAGACGACTTCGATCTACTCACCGGATTGGGCAGCGGCGCGTTCGCGCGGGTGTTCCTGGCCAGGCAGCGTTCGCTGCAGCGGTTGGTCGCGGTGAAGATCTCGGCCGACCACGGCACCGAACCGCAAACGCTGGCCCAGCTCGACCACGACTACATCGTGCGGGTCTTCGATCAGCGGCTGCTCGCCCCGGGCAGCCTGTCCTCGGCGCAACGGCTGCGGTTGCTCTACATGCAGTTCCTGCCCGGCGGGACACTGCTCGGCGTGCTGCGCTGGGTGGCCGCGACCCCGCCCGCCGAACGCAACGGACAACTGCTGCTCGACGCGGTGGACGCGGCCATGGAGGAGAAGGGCGAGATCCGGCCGACCGATTCCAGCGTGCGCGCCGAGATCGCCCGGCTCAGCTGGCCGGAAACCGTGGCCTGGCTCGGCCGCAGGCTGGCCGAGGCGCTGGATTACGCCGCCGCGCACGGCGTGCTGCACCGCGACGTGAAACCGGCCAATGTGCTGCTCACCGCGGAGGCGGTGCCCAAACTCGCCGATTTCAACATCAGCTTCAGCCGCAATGTGGCGGGTACCAGTCCGGTCGCCTATTTCGGCGGCTCGCTTTCGTACATGTCGCCGGAACAGCTGGAGGCCTGCCATCCCGGCCGTGACCGCAGCGCCGCCGATCTGGACACCCGTGCCGACATCTACTCGCTCGGCGTGCTGCTTTGGGAATTGCTCACCGGCGCAAAGCCTTTCGACGACAGTACGGCCGGGGCGAGCGGACGCGGCGACGAGACGACGCTGGAGGCCATGCTGGAGCGGCGCAGCGCGGGTGTCGAACCCGCCGCACTGGAACGGATTCCGCCCGACTGCCCGGCCGCGCTGCGCCGCGTGCTGCTCACCTGCCTGGCGCCCGAGCGCGCGCACCGCTGGGCCAACGGTGGCGTACTGGCCAAACAGCTGGATCTGTGCCTGGACGCGCGGGCCAGGGAACTGGTCGATCCCGCACCGGACAGCTGGCGATTCCGGTTGCGCGCCTGGAGCATTCCGGTGGTCTTCCTGGCCATCGGGGTGCCGAATATGCTTGCCGCGCTCTACAACATCCAGCACAACCAGAACCTGATCATCAGCAGGCTCAGCGCCGAGGCGCAACACACCTTCACCATCATCACCGGCTTGGTGAACGGCATTTTCTTCCCGGTCGGGATCGCCGTGGTCGCGATCATGTCCAGACGGTTGATCACCGTGCCGCGCGGGCTGCGCCACGGTCGCCGCTACGATCCCGACACCCTGCGCGTCACCAGGGCCGACGCGCTACTCTTCGCCGATCGCGCGGTGGCCGTTGCCTTTTCGCTGTGGGTGCTGGCCGGCATCACCTTCCCGATCACCCTGCAGCTGGCCACCGGCGACGTACCCGCCAACGCGGTGGTGCACTTCCTCGCCTCGATCGTGGTGTGCGGCGCCATCGCGGTCGCGTACCCGTTCTTCCTCGGCGCCTTCTACGTCGTGCGCTGCATCTACCCGATCTTCCTGCGGCACGGCGAGATCAGCGCGGAGGACGCGGTGTGGTTGCGCGGCCTCGACCGGCGCTGCAACGGCTATCTCGCGGTGGCCGCCTCGGTTCCGCTGCTCGCGGTGGCCGGGGTGACCTTCTTGCCGCCCGGCGATATCCCGATGGTGATCGTCGCGGTGCGGGTGCTGTGCGCGGGCGGAATCGCCGCGTTCGTCGGGTCGTACCTGCTGTTCCGCGCGCTGGAGAAGGATCTGGAGGCGCTGGAACGCGTTGTCGCGCCGGATGATTCGACCGAGCACGGGGCGGTGCGAACGCGCCGGTTCCGGGCCGCGGTAGTGGATCAAGCGCCGTGA
- a CDS encoding serine/threonine-protein kinase produces MTGSAAGTVARFAADWERCLRDIGREPPQVSDYVPDGTRVRLAVLAELVRIDLRRRWELDGVGKRIAEYRTEFPEVERCPQLVDLVCEEYLARRRHDGLELTEFLAEYPELAGAVRERVAESAAETVVALDEVGPGQRIDEFDLRTELGGGELGRVFLARQRSMQRLVAVRLSNGGGAPHTMAQLDHPHIVRVFDQRVVGAEVRLVYMQYLPGGTAAEVLARRRAGSTDEGGALLLRAVDSAMEAKGDIRPADSPVRAEIAGLSWPETVAWIGRRLADALDYAYRNGVVHLAIKPSNVLFTAEGIPKLADFTLHDSGYRAADSATKHDCLPYRSPEQLAVDLGPAVAPPDTRSDIYSLGALLWEMLTGTVPFAADTDDPATALEHRRGGIDPAALARIPADCPAALRRVLLTCLEPDPQRRWPDGATLAQQLELCLDPRARDLVDPPERSPWSRLRRWRIPLVALAILVPNALASVYNVQHNDKLIHHTQTLAAQHQFHIYTAVVNGLLFPIGAALLIYLGRYLLAVTHGLRHGKRYDPEVLRRTRTDAIHLGDRTVLVIFSLWLLSGLAFPIVLHGTAETVTAADYLHFVALHVVSGAIAVTYPFFLVNCYMIRCIYPMFLSHGEIRAEDVRRLQGLRRRSAVYLIVAASIPLLAVLGATLLSTGDLARIIVAVRVLCIASIAAFIAVYILFRVLKQDIDALERVLAPAAR; encoded by the coding sequence GTGACCGGGTCGGCTGCGGGCACCGTCGCGCGGTTCGCCGCCGATTGGGAGCGGTGCCTGCGCGATATCGGCCGGGAACCGCCACAGGTGTCCGACTACGTGCCGGACGGCACCCGCGTGCGGCTGGCCGTGCTGGCCGAATTGGTGCGCATCGATCTGCGCAGGCGCTGGGAGTTGGATGGCGTCGGCAAGCGAATCGCCGAATATCGCACGGAATTTCCCGAAGTGGAGCGCTGCCCCCAGCTGGTCGATCTGGTGTGTGAGGAGTACCTCGCCCGCCGCAGGCACGACGGGCTGGAGCTCACCGAATTTCTGGCCGAATACCCCGAGCTGGCGGGTGCGGTGCGCGAACGGGTCGCGGAATCGGCCGCGGAAACGGTTGTCGCACTGGACGAGGTGGGTCCCGGCCAGCGGATCGACGAATTCGATCTGCGCACCGAACTCGGCGGCGGCGAACTCGGGCGGGTATTCCTGGCCCGGCAGCGTTCCATGCAACGGCTTGTCGCCGTTCGGCTTTCGAACGGCGGCGGGGCGCCGCACACCATGGCTCAGCTGGATCATCCACATATCGTGCGGGTCTTCGATCAGCGGGTGGTCGGCGCCGAGGTCCGGCTGGTGTACATGCAATACCTGCCGGGCGGTACCGCGGCCGAGGTGCTGGCCCGACGCCGCGCGGGCAGCACGGACGAGGGCGGCGCGCTACTGCTGCGCGCCGTCGACTCGGCCATGGAGGCCAAAGGCGATATCCGGCCGGCGGATTCGCCGGTGCGCGCCGAGATCGCCGGGCTCAGCTGGCCGGAAACGGTGGCCTGGATCGGCAGGCGATTGGCCGATGCGCTCGATTACGCGTACCGCAACGGCGTTGTGCACCTGGCGATCAAGCCGTCCAATGTGCTGTTCACCGCGGAGGGCATCCCGAAGCTCGCCGACTTCACCCTGCACGATTCCGGTTATCGCGCAGCGGATTCAGCGACAAAGCACGACTGTCTGCCATATCGGTCACCCGAGCAGCTCGCCGTCGATCTCGGGCCCGCGGTCGCCCCGCCGGACACCCGCAGCGATATCTACTCACTCGGCGCGCTGCTGTGGGAAATGCTCACCGGCACAGTGCCGTTCGCCGCGGATACCGATGACCCGGCCACCGCGTTGGAGCACCGCCGCGGCGGCATCGATCCGGCGGCGCTGGCCCGCATTCCGGCCGACTGCCCCGCGGCATTGCGCCGGGTGCTGCTCACCTGTCTCGAACCGGATCCGCAGCGCCGCTGGCCCGACGGCGCGACGCTGGCGCAGCAGCTCGAGCTGTGCCTGGACCCGCGCGCCCGCGATCTGGTCGACCCGCCGGAACGCAGCCCGTGGTCGCGGCTGCGACGCTGGCGCATTCCGCTTGTCGCGCTGGCCATCCTGGTGCCGAACGCACTCGCCTCGGTGTACAACGTCCAGCACAACGACAAGCTCATCCACCACACGCAGACGCTGGCGGCACAGCACCAATTCCACATCTACACCGCGGTGGTGAACGGTCTGCTCTTCCCGATCGGCGCGGCACTGCTCATCTACCTGGGCCGGTATCTGCTCGCGGTGACACACGGCCTGCGTCACGGGAAACGCTACGACCCCGAGGTGCTGCGCCGGACCCGCACCGACGCGATACATCTCGGCGATCGGACGGTGCTGGTGATCTTCTCGCTGTGGTTGCTGTCGGGCCTGGCCTTCCCGATCGTGCTGCACGGCACCGCCGAGACGGTGACCGCCGCCGACTACCTGCATTTCGTCGCGCTGCACGTGGTGAGCGGCGCCATCGCCGTGACGTATCCGTTCTTCCTGGTGAACTGCTACATGATCAGATGCATCTATCCGATGTTCCTGAGCCACGGCGAGATTCGCGCGGAGGATGTCCGCCGATTGCAGGGGCTGCGCCGCCGCAGCGCGGTGTATCTGATTGTGGCGGCGTCGATTCCGCTGCTCGCCGTGCTCGGGGCGACCCTGCTTTCCACCGGGGATCTCGCGCGGATCATCGTCGCCGTCCGGGTACTGTGCATCGCCAGCATCGCCGCGTTCATCGCGGTCTATATCCTGTTCCGCGTGCTGAAGCAGGATATAGACGCTTTGGAGCGGGTACTCGCGCCGGCGGCGCGATGA
- a CDS encoding PucR family transcriptional regulator has translation MTATPTGRPEISPDSDVVRDWLAEFVFETMRAETLEQVVARLDNAIAAHIPELADRDMRRDLAASTRAQARLVLAGLTSNTFEYTPAEEAHAFARTIARRGYELRVLLQVYHFGLQAVVDYMTETVTQRHAPYEIERAVMLRLFDRATKWIGKSVELLTDTYMEERERVLRAALNRRTETVRALLAGDDLDLDQAGLRLGYRLDRTHLAFVLWTDDDAEFAGGEGEFIEQLERVANRIAAAAGAGRALTVPSGASAMWVWIGMEDAGAEQLSLDDALSAFGRIEAPVRVAFGMPGAQLAGFQQSHREAVAARQVAERGAAPERVTRYRDIEIAYLAGVDEAAMRGLIARELGALADRDANAARLRETLHAYLRSNRSPEAAAKLLGVHKNTVRYRIQRIEELLGGVIETRSLPLEIALSCVAVYGVEVLP, from the coding sequence ATGACAGCCACGCCGACCGGTCGCCCCGAAATCTCGCCCGACAGCGATGTGGTGCGGGACTGGCTGGCCGAGTTCGTCTTCGAGACCATGCGCGCCGAAACCCTCGAACAGGTCGTCGCCCGGTTGGACAATGCGATCGCCGCGCACATCCCGGAGCTCGCCGACCGCGATATGCGTCGCGACCTGGCCGCGAGCACGAGGGCGCAGGCCCGGCTGGTGCTGGCCGGTCTCACCAGCAACACCTTCGAGTACACCCCCGCCGAGGAGGCGCACGCCTTCGCCAGGACCATCGCCAGGCGCGGCTACGAACTGCGAGTGTTGTTGCAGGTCTACCACTTCGGGCTACAGGCGGTGGTGGATTACATGACCGAGACGGTCACCCAGCGGCACGCGCCGTACGAGATCGAGCGCGCGGTGATGCTGCGGCTGTTCGACCGGGCGACGAAATGGATCGGCAAATCGGTCGAATTGCTCACCGACACATACATGGAGGAGCGCGAGCGGGTGCTGCGCGCCGCGCTCAACCGGCGCACCGAAACCGTGCGCGCATTGCTGGCCGGTGACGATCTGGATCTCGACCAGGCCGGTCTGCGGCTGGGCTACCGGCTCGACCGAACCCATCTGGCATTCGTGCTCTGGACCGACGACGACGCCGAATTCGCCGGCGGCGAGGGCGAATTCATCGAACAACTGGAGCGGGTGGCGAACCGGATCGCCGCGGCGGCCGGCGCGGGCCGGGCATTGACCGTGCCGTCCGGAGCCAGCGCCATGTGGGTGTGGATCGGGATGGAAGACGCTGGTGCGGAACAGCTTTCGCTGGACGATGCCCTATCGGCATTCGGGCGGATCGAGGCGCCGGTGCGCGTCGCATTCGGGATGCCCGGCGCGCAGCTGGCCGGATTCCAGCAAAGTCACCGGGAGGCCGTCGCCGCACGGCAAGTAGCGGAACGCGGTGCGGCGCCGGAGCGGGTCACCCGCTACCGCGATATCGAAATCGCTTATCTGGCAGGCGTGGACGAGGCCGCGATGCGCGGTCTGATCGCCAGGGAACTAGGCGCACTGGCCGACCGCGACGCCAACGCCGCCCGCCTGCGCGAAACGCTGCACGCCTACCTGCGCAGCAACCGCAGCCCGGAGGCCGCCGCGAAACTGCTTGGGGTGCACAAGAATACGGTTCGATACCGAATCCAGCGGATCGAGGAACTGCTCGGCGGCGTCATCGAAACCCGTAGCCTGCCACTGGAAATCGCACTCTCGTGCGTGGCCGTCTACGGTGTCGAGGTTCTACCGTGA
- a CDS encoding LysR family transcriptional regulator — protein sequence MDPHLRDLRYFVAVAEELHFTNAAQRLHIAQPTLSRQIRQLERQLDVVLFDRNQRSVALTVAGKELLEGARKILELWETTNVSLQEAGEVLRVGIQSALGRGLLNDLESASGHRLALHAASWTDPSSGLAGRQADLALVWLPLPDSNRYRWQVLRTEARWVLLPENHPLAEQDSIAFADLMDEPFIALPTEAGAVRDFWLGNDARNGRQAKIGAEAATAEDKLEAVSLGLGVCLLAENNVPMYRWPGLTARPITGLAPCELAVAWRADDTRPTILEFAARAVAGGFSTSQPVAVAS from the coding sequence ATGGACCCGCATTTGCGCGACCTGCGTTACTTCGTCGCCGTCGCTGAGGAACTGCACTTCACCAACGCCGCCCAGCGGCTGCACATCGCCCAACCGACCCTGTCGCGTCAGATCCGTCAATTGGAACGCCAGCTCGACGTGGTCCTGTTCGACCGCAACCAGCGCAGCGTCGCGCTGACCGTGGCGGGTAAGGAATTGCTGGAAGGCGCCCGCAAGATCCTGGAACTCTGGGAGACCACCAACGTCTCGCTGCAGGAGGCGGGCGAGGTGCTGCGCGTCGGCATCCAGTCCGCGCTCGGCCGCGGCCTGCTCAACGATCTGGAGAGTGCGAGCGGACACCGGCTGGCCCTGCACGCGGCGTCCTGGACCGATCCGTCCAGCGGACTCGCGGGCCGCCAGGCCGATCTGGCGCTGGTGTGGCTGCCGCTGCCGGACTCGAACCGGTACCGCTGGCAGGTGCTGCGCACCGAGGCGCGCTGGGTGCTGCTACCGGAAAACCACCCGCTGGCCGAACAGGACAGCATCGCCTTCGCCGACCTGATGGACGAGCCGTTCATCGCGCTGCCCACCGAGGCGGGCGCGGTGCGTGACTTCTGGCTCGGCAACGACGCCCGCAACGGCCGCCAAGCCAAGATCGGCGCCGAGGCCGCGACCGCGGAGGACAAGCTGGAGGCGGTGAGCCTCGGGCTCGGCGTCTGCCTGCTGGCCGAGAACAACGTGCCGATGTACCGCTGGCCCGGACTCACCGCGCGCCCGATCACCGGGCTCGCGCCGTGCGAACTCGCCGTCGCCTGGCGCGCCGACGACACCAGGCCGACCATCCTGGAATTCGCGGCACGCGCGGTGGCGGGCGGTTTCTCGACCAGTCAGCCGGTCGCGGTCGCCAGCTGA
- a CDS encoding DUF2277 domain-containing protein, with product MCRNITVLRGLEPAATEQEIYAAALQYVRKVGGVSGLSSTTKAAVDKAVAAVAAATTQLLADLPDRRVAPSTEPPLRRIAAREAATADD from the coding sequence ATGTGTAGAAACATCACCGTCCTGCGCGGCCTGGAGCCTGCCGCTACCGAGCAGGAAATCTATGCTGCCGCACTGCAGTACGTGCGCAAGGTCGGTGGCGTGTCCGGCCTCAGCAGCACCACCAAGGCCGCCGTCGACAAGGCGGTCGCCGCCGTCGCCGCGGCCACCACCCAACTATTGGCCGATCTACCGGACCGGCGGGTGGCGCCCAGCACCGAACCGCCGCTGCGCCGCATCGCCGCCCGCGAGGCGGCGACCGCCGACGACTGA
- a CDS encoding aldehyde dehydrogenase family protein, producing the protein MTNTEPAPGAAKQAESSDPAVIEVRNPGTGQVVGTVPDESADAVAAKVRELRLFQPEWEAIGPEGRKEWLLKLQDWLIDNTDVLADVLQSETSKPRADALIDPAFSVDLTGYYARRAAKFLADDHPSPHSPLARVKKLTTVYRPYPVVGVITPWNFPLAMPVIDVIPALAAGAAVILKPSEVTPLSALELARGWAEIGAPPVFAVVTGRGPAGAAVVDNVDFVQFTGSTATGRKIAVACAERMVPYSLELGGKDPAIVLADADLDRAAHGIAFGGMFNSGQVCISVERVYVEAPVYDEFVTKLTAAVRNLRQGIDGRESKHDIGALANENQAQIVQRHVDEAVAKGARVLTGGKRAGFGTAFEPTVLVDVDHTMSCITEETFGPTLPVIKVADEAEAVRLANDSIYGLSASVWTGDKDRGNRIARQLNVGGVNINDVFVNLFSYALPMGGWGLSGVGTRWGGPAGIRKYCKQQAITTPILPTQQKELFWFPYSMPKLLFAVGAMRAAGARGLRRIDLPAVLKLKGDSK; encoded by the coding sequence GTGACCAATACCGAACCAGCGCCAGGCGCCGCGAAGCAGGCGGAATCCAGTGATCCGGCCGTCATCGAGGTGCGCAACCCCGGAACCGGACAGGTCGTCGGCACGGTACCCGACGAATCCGCCGACGCGGTGGCCGCGAAGGTCCGTGAGCTGCGGCTGTTCCAGCCGGAGTGGGAGGCCATCGGCCCGGAGGGCCGCAAGGAGTGGCTGCTCAAACTCCAGGACTGGCTGATCGACAACACCGATGTCCTCGCCGACGTACTGCAATCGGAGACCAGCAAGCCCCGGGCGGACGCGCTGATCGATCCGGCCTTCTCCGTCGATCTGACCGGCTACTACGCCCGCCGCGCCGCCAAATTCCTGGCCGATGACCATCCCTCGCCGCACAGCCCGCTGGCCCGGGTGAAGAAGCTGACCACGGTATATCGGCCGTATCCGGTGGTCGGGGTGATAACGCCGTGGAATTTCCCGCTGGCGATGCCGGTGATCGATGTGATCCCCGCGCTGGCCGCGGGCGCGGCGGTCATCCTCAAACCCTCCGAGGTGACGCCGCTGTCGGCACTCGAATTGGCAAGGGGCTGGGCGGAAATCGGCGCGCCGCCGGTGTTCGCCGTGGTGACCGGCCGGGGACCGGCGGGCGCCGCGGTGGTGGACAACGTCGATTTCGTGCAGTTCACCGGGTCGACCGCGACGGGGCGCAAGATCGCCGTCGCGTGCGCGGAGCGGATGGTCCCGTACAGCCTGGAGCTCGGCGGTAAGGATCCGGCCATCGTGCTGGCCGACGCCGATCTGGACCGGGCCGCGCACGGCATCGCCTTCGGCGGCATGTTCAACTCCGGCCAGGTCTGTATCTCGGTGGAGCGGGTGTACGTCGAGGCGCCCGTCTACGACGAGTTCGTGACGAAATTGACCGCGGCCGTTCGGAATCTGCGGCAGGGCATCGATGGACGCGAGTCGAAACACGATATCGGGGCGCTGGCCAACGAGAACCAGGCGCAAATCGTGCAGCGCCATGTCGACGAGGCCGTCGCCAAGGGCGCGCGGGTGCTCACCGGCGGCAAGCGCGCCGGATTCGGCACCGCCTTCGAGCCGACGGTGCTGGTCGACGTGGACCACACCATGTCGTGTATCACCGAGGAGACCTTCGGGCCGACGCTGCCGGTGATCAAGGTGGCCGATGAGGCGGAAGCCGTTCGGCTGGCCAATGATTCGATTTACGGCCTGTCCGCCTCGGTATGGACCGGCGATAAGGATCGCGGCAATCGCATTGCGCGCCAACTGAATGTGGGCGGGGTCAATATCAACGACGTCTTCGTCAACCTGTTCAGCTACGCGCTGCCGATGGGCGGCTGGGGCCTGTCCGGTGTCGGCACGCGCTGGGGCGGTCCGGCCGGAATTCGCAAATACTGCAAGCAGCAGGCGATTACGACGCCGATATTGCCGACCCAGCAGAAGGAACTTTTCTGGTTCCCGTACTCGATGCCCAAGCTGCTGTTCGCCGTCGGCGCGATGCGCGCGGCAGGTGCGCGCGGACTGCGCCGCATCGACCTGCCCGCCGTTCTGAAACTCAAGGGAGACAGCAAGTGA